In one window of Calypte anna isolate BGI_N300 chromosome 27, bCalAnn1_v1.p, whole genome shotgun sequence DNA:
- the MAPT gene encoding microtubule-associated protein tau isoform X7, which produces MMEDHAANQEKHIPSGYPLQIPTDDGSDEPVSETSDAKSTPTTEDATAPLVEEGDHEDQGGVEQHGEIPEGTTAEEAGIGATPNLEDHAAGGAAQGEPSSPKPVGDPIKGTIQPTKQVAGVLLSPEMKVAPAAPTRIQVTIPIPLDMYQDSRASEESHELWDHGGREGFGVDPELGHGVHPQGGAGGTEDSWNQDEPSPLSTRAPLTAAASGQERDEDHGTAVGQNVSPGGGPGLCPATAKEALAGNAFEKESKNAGDTAGEAHPVETESHKTGEEQEERRQPPKEPEATDVTPLGLSEVIPQEAVELGQGEDSEPLLERAQLPQELKDEVEGKVFPLEEAAPELGERRTPRKQPGGHDKAISRVPLLKGRMDSKDKEGTEADEKKPKKSSPSTAKPPGIDRPSIPPQRHSSSSTAPSSPASTSKRVSSGTPRPASTGTQEKKAKGQEMRGGTKAATARAAGGQRNSTNATRIPAKTPTAPKTPPSSGRKEQKKPPPAAAKSEKGEQPKSGGDRSGYSSPGSPGTPGSRSRTPSLPTPPAREPKKVAVVRTPPKSPASAKTRIQPSAAPMPDLKNVKSKIGSTENLKHQPGGGKVQIINKKLDFSSVQSRCGSKDNIKHIPGGGSSPCHQIAIGDVQ; this is translated from the exons ATGATGGAGGATCATGCAGCCAACCAGGAGAAGCACATCCCATCAG GCTATCCCCTTCAGATTCCAACTGATGATGGATCGGATGAGCCTGTTTCTGAAACATCTGATGCTAAGAGCACCCCAACTACAGAAG ATGCCACAGCACCTTTAGTGGAGGAAGGAGACCACGAGGATCAGGGTGGTGTGGAACAACACGGGGAGATCCCAGAAGGAACCACAG CTGAAGAGGCAGGCATAGGAGCCACCCCCAACCTGGAGGACCACGCTGCAGGAGGTGCTGCTCAAG GGGAGCCAAGCTCTCCAAAACCTGTGGGAGATCCAATAAAAGGAACAATCCAGCCCACAAAGCAGGTAGCTGGGGTTCTTCTCTCACCTGAAATGAAGGttgcaccagcagctcccaccagAATCCAGGTCACCATCCCAATCCCCTTGGATATGTACCAAGACTCCAGAGCATCTGAAGAGAGCCATGAGCTGTGGGATCATGGAGGCAGAGAAGGCTTTGGTGTGGATCCAGAGCTGGGGCATGGTGTGCACCcacagggaggagcaggaggcacagaAGATTCCTGGAATCAGGATGAACCATCCCCTTTATCCACCAGAGCTCCTTTAACAGCAGCTGCCAGTGGACAGGAAAGAGATGAGGACCATGGAACTGCTGTGGGACAGAATGTTTCCCCAGGAGGTGGACCAGGCTTGTGTCCAGCAACAGCCAAGGAAGCTCTGGCAGGCAATGCCTTTGAAAAGGAGTCTAAAAATGCTGGAGACACAGCAGGAGAGGCACATCCTGTTGAAACTGAATCCCATAAAACTGGAGAAGAGcaagaggagaggagacagCCCCCAAAGGAGCCAGAAGCCACAGATGTCACCCCATTGGGGCTTTCTGAAGTCATCCCCCAAGAAGCAGTGGAGCTCGGGCAGGGAGAAGATTCTGAACCCTTGCTAGaaagagcccaactcccccAGGAGTTAAAAGATGAGGTGGAAGGCAAAGTTTTTCCTCTGGAAGAGGCTGCACCAGAGCTGGGGGAACGCCGGACACCCAGGAAGCAGCCTGGTGGCCATGACAAAGCCATCAGTCGTGTCCCCCTCCTTAAAG GTCGGATGGACAGCAAAGACAAGGAAGGGACTGAAGCTGATGAAAAGAAACCCAAG AAATCCTCACCTTCCACTGCCAAACCCCCAGGCATCGATAGaccctccatccccccccaaCGACACTCCTCCTCTAGCACAGcaccctccagccctgcttccACCTCTAAACGAGTTTCTTCTGGCACACCCCGACCTGCCAGTACAGgaacccaagaaaaaaaagccaag GGCCAGGAGATGAGAGGGGGGACGAAGGCAGCCACGGCGCGGGCTGCGGGCGGGCAGAGGAATTCCACCAATGCCACACGTATCCCAGCAAAGACCCCCACAGCCCCCAAAACACCTCCCAGCTCTG gcagaaaggagcagaaaaaaccccctcctgcagcagcaaagtcGGAGAAAG GTGAGCAGCCCAAGTCTGGTGGTGACAGAAGTGGTTACAGCAGTCCTGGCTCCCCTGGGACCCCGGGCAGCCGTTCCCGCACTCCTTCTCTGCCCACCCCACCAGCCAGGGAGCCCAAGAAGGTTGCAGTGGTTCGTACACCACCCAAATCTCCTGCCTCTGCCAAGACCAGGATCCAACCCTCTGCTGCACCCATGCCTGACCTGAAAAATGTCAAGTCGAAAATTGGCTCCACTGAAAACCTGAAACACCAGCCCGGAGGTGGAAAG